A genomic region of Paenibacillus sp. PL2-23 contains the following coding sequences:
- a CDS encoding STAS domain-containing protein, translating into MNIQATEQDGVTIIPLEGRLDGSNATVAEAAFLQLLSEGRERFVFDFSNLQYISSAGLRVILVAAKKLRASKGSMVCAALSEQVYDVFEMSGFTNILDLASTKEEALAKLQAKA; encoded by the coding sequence TTGAACATTCAGGCGACGGAGCAGGACGGAGTGACGATTATACCGCTTGAGGGCCGGCTGGACGGAAGCAACGCGACTGTTGCGGAGGCTGCATTCCTGCAGCTGCTGTCCGAGGGCAGAGAGAGGTTTGTATTTGATTTCAGCAATCTTCAATACATAAGCAGCGCAGGGCTCAGAGTCATTCTTGTGGCGGCCAAAAAGCTGCGCGCGTCCAAAGGCAGCATGGTATGCGCAGCCTTGTCTGAGCAGGTGTACGATGTGTTCGAGATGTCCGGCTTCACGAACATCCTGGATCTAGCATCCACCAAGGAAGAGGCGCTTGCGAAGCTGCAAGCGAAGGCATAA
- a CDS encoding ATP-binding protein produces MSNDSPASIVRTIKLCNRIDELQRLNEELESLGAVLGWSHRTVMNLMLACEELVVNIVHYAFPQGGEHTIEIHMLAAADSVEIAIKDGGAPFNPLERDGDLESLLTMDVEDRPIGGLGIFFVQQMMDEVQYEHAGGMNSVRMSKRF; encoded by the coding sequence ATGTCGAATGATTCGCCGGCTTCCATTGTGCGGACGATCAAGCTTTGCAATCGCATCGATGAGCTTCAGCGACTGAACGAGGAGCTGGAGTCGCTTGGGGCTGTGCTTGGCTGGTCCCATCGCACTGTAATGAATCTGATGCTGGCTTGCGAAGAGCTTGTCGTCAATATTGTTCATTACGCCTTCCCCCAAGGCGGCGAGCATACGATTGAGATTCATATGCTGGCTGCTGCGGACAGCGTAGAAATTGCTATTAAGGACGGCGGAGCGCCCTTTAATCCGCTGGAGCGGGACGGGGATCTGGAGTCTCTGCTGACAATGGATGTGGAGGATCGGCCCATCGGAGGGCTCGGCATTTTTTTTGTGCAGCAAATGATGGATGAGGTGCAGTATGAGCATGCCGGCGGCATGAACAGCGTGCGCATGAGCAAGCGCTTCTAG
- a CDS encoding DUF4255 domain-containing protein produces the protein MSGYTIIADAGASLLKLLREQMTPDPVLRPELIGMASPADKGDLVLSVYVCSVRDNAESRRTDMRMEGDMLRYPPRAIDLEILITAHSNADVLTRALDEHRLLGKAAQILYDNSVIRGSYLEGTLAEGGELKVVPLSYSMEDMLRLWQFGDAPYKLSLAYRIGPLQLESNRVKPASRVVEKRISLREKERGS, from the coding sequence ATGAGTGGCTATACGATAATTGCGGACGCGGGCGCCAGTCTGCTGAAGCTGCTTCGGGAGCAGATGACGCCGGATCCTGTGCTGCGTCCTGAGCTGATCGGCATGGCAAGCCCGGCAGATAAGGGAGATCTTGTTCTCTCCGTCTATGTATGCTCCGTTCGGGACAATGCCGAGTCGCGGCGCACCGACATGCGAATGGAAGGCGACATGCTTCGGTATCCGCCGCGGGCAATTGACCTGGAAATTCTTATTACGGCTCATTCCAATGCGGATGTTCTGACCCGGGCATTGGATGAGCATCGCCTGCTGGGCAAAGCGGCGCAAATTCTATATGACAACAGCGTCATTCGAGGGAGCTATCTGGAAGGGACGCTGGCTGAGGGCGGCGAGCTTAAGGTTGTTCCGCTCAGCTACAGCATGGAGGATATGCTCCGGCTATGGCAGTTCGGAGACGCGCCGTACAAGCTGTCGCTGGCTTATCGCATTGGTCCCTTGCAGCTGGAGTCGAACCGGGTTAAGCCTGCTTCGCGCGTGGTGGAGAAGCGGATCTCGTTGCGCGAGAAGGAACGGGGGAGCTAG
- a CDS encoding ATP-binding protein, with amino-acid sequence MVATGGKLQTYGAVEHLQDELSWLDAGLGTLLEDSGDNPLADPLAAFRGLVIDKQELLDAREAGQDEQLARSWLSYTELRRELETQISKRSALVEGLPLARLAASFRLTVWEYRCVVMCLAAEWDRTYEKWYAYLNDDATVKAPTVDLALRLLGDTPEDRHQGRRLLAEGRALRRWLLQPRSEGKEASGLGAALRLDERVVSFLLETETLDGRLAELVEAWEPQESTEPAWVGAAKADADLEQLLAHWPEASLPVIGLWGPRGGGKRACLHRVAARRGQRLLVVPLSALPAEEATLRRLLDDIVREALLTDAAIGFAEQDRLWMDRLPRRLLADALQAYAEAAQRPLVCWMGPERRSRGELPLPDQAAYWCGEVPPPPAAVRAELWRRHAAELPDDSEAPLYDSLAGELADRFPFTPGQIGDAWRQSLVLAAGRGRSWPKREELAAAARSQFRHRLSQHAIAIEPRRGWSDLIIPTESLLLIREACDRYTHRETVLGDWGFGGKLSYGIGVHMLFAGPPGTGKTMAAEVVASELGLELYRVDLSRIVSKYIGETEQRLRELFEEARQSGAILFFDEGDALFGKRTEVKDAQDRFANMEAAYLLQLIESYDGVTILATNLMQNLDEALLRRMSVIVKFPFPGAEDRSRIFRSLLPPGAPLDEDLDIPFLAERVEVSGGHIKNIVLAAAFLAAGEQKPIGMPHMVRAAKAELQKLGKLPMRETFAPYSE; translated from the coding sequence ATGGTCGCAACAGGCGGTAAGCTTCAGACATATGGAGCTGTCGAGCATTTACAGGATGAATTGAGCTGGCTGGATGCCGGATTGGGGACGCTTCTAGAGGATAGCGGCGACAATCCGCTGGCTGATCCGCTGGCCGCGTTCCGAGGGCTGGTCATCGACAAGCAGGAGCTGTTAGATGCCCGCGAGGCGGGACAGGATGAGCAGCTGGCACGCTCCTGGCTGTCTTATACCGAGCTCCGCAGGGAGCTGGAGACCCAGATCAGCAAACGATCCGCGCTTGTAGAAGGTCTGCCTCTGGCAAGGCTTGCCGCGTCATTCAGGCTCACGGTATGGGAATACCGGTGTGTCGTGATGTGCCTGGCGGCGGAATGGGATCGAACGTATGAGAAGTGGTACGCCTATCTGAATGACGATGCCACGGTGAAGGCTCCGACAGTTGATCTGGCCTTGCGGCTGCTTGGCGACACGCCTGAGGATCGCCATCAGGGCCGCAGGCTGCTGGCTGAAGGGAGAGCTCTGCGCCGATGGCTGCTCCAGCCTCGGTCGGAAGGGAAGGAGGCCAGCGGTCTCGGAGCGGCTCTCCGTCTTGACGAGCGGGTGGTCAGCTTTCTGCTGGAGACGGAGACGTTGGATGGCAGACTGGCAGAGCTGGTAGAGGCATGGGAGCCGCAGGAATCAACAGAGCCAGCCTGGGTGGGAGCCGCTAAGGCCGACGCCGATCTGGAGCAGCTATTGGCTCATTGGCCGGAGGCGAGCCTGCCGGTCATCGGCTTATGGGGACCGCGGGGCGGCGGCAAGCGGGCTTGTCTGCATCGCGTGGCCGCGCGCCGAGGACAGAGACTGCTCGTTGTGCCGCTGTCCGCGCTTCCAGCCGAGGAAGCCACTCTGCGAAGGCTGCTGGATGACATAGTGCGGGAAGCGCTGCTGACGGATGCTGCAATCGGTTTTGCGGAGCAGGACCGGCTCTGGATGGATCGGCTGCCTAGAAGATTGCTTGCAGATGCGCTCCAGGCGTACGCGGAAGCCGCGCAGCGTCCCCTCGTATGCTGGATGGGGCCGGAGCGGAGGAGCAGAGGCGAGCTTCCGCTGCCGGATCAGGCCGCATATTGGTGCGGCGAGGTGCCGCCGCCGCCGGCTGCGGTCCGAGCCGAGCTGTGGCGCAGGCATGCCGCAGAGCTGCCTGACGACAGCGAGGCCCCCCTATACGATAGTCTTGCTGGAGAGCTGGCGGACCGCTTCCCGTTCACTCCCGGCCAGATTGGTGACGCATGGCGGCAGTCGCTTGTGCTTGCGGCGGGACGGGGGCGTTCATGGCCTAAGCGCGAGGAGCTTGCGGCGGCGGCGCGAAGCCAATTCCGCCATCGCTTGTCGCAGCACGCCATTGCGATCGAGCCCCGCAGAGGGTGGTCCGACCTTATTATTCCGACGGAATCGCTGCTGCTAATTCGTGAAGCGTGCGACCGATATACGCACCGGGAGACTGTGCTCGGCGATTGGGGCTTCGGCGGCAAGCTGTCGTATGGTATCGGAGTTCATATGCTGTTCGCGGGTCCGCCGGGGACTGGCAAGACCATGGCTGCGGAGGTCGTGGCGAGCGAGCTTGGACTGGAGCTCTATCGGGTAGATTTGTCCCGTATTGTAAGCAAGTATATCGGCGAGACGGAGCAGAGGCTGCGCGAGCTGTTCGAGGAGGCGCGGCAGAGCGGCGCCATTCTCTTCTTCGACGAAGGGGACGCGTTGTTCGGCAAGCGGACGGAGGTCAAGGACGCACAGGATCGGTTCGCGAATATGGAGGCCGCCTATTTGCTCCAATTGATAGAGTCCTATGATGGCGTTACGATTCTGGCCACCAATCTGATGCAGAATCTGGACGAGGCCCTCCTGCGGCGAATGAGTGTAATTGTGAAGTTTCCGTTCCCTGGCGCTGAGGACCGGAGCCGCATCTTCCGGTCGCTGCTGCCCCCAGGCGCGCCGCTTGATGAGGATCTTGACATCCCGTTCCTTGCGGAGCGGGTAGAGGTATCTGGCGGCCATATCAAAAATATCGTGCTCGCCGCCGCCTTCCTGGCGGCCGGCGAGCAGAAGCCGATCGGCATGCCCCATATGGTGCGCGCTGCCAAAGCGGAGCTTCAGAAGCTTGGCAAGCTTCCCATGAGGGAAACCTTCGCTCCTTACAGCGAATAG
- a CDS encoding response regulator transcription factor, with protein sequence MGEQTKQVKVLIVDDHPHGREGIREIMSMDPLFVVVGEAVDGEDAIARVSELRPDLVLMDIRMPGMGGLEATYRLKLLLPELKIVMVTTSDDITHLFEAIKRGAQGYLLKNLDPSAWLQYLREVADDEAPMSKELAFRLLQEFTSGSDRGESAHAAAKPSAAGKASAPATPLTEREKEVLRRVATGASNREIAAALVLSEHTVKNHLKNILQKLHLDNRVQLARYALERGLASEKPPMR encoded by the coding sequence ATGGGCGAGCAGACGAAGCAGGTGAAGGTGTTAATTGTAGACGATCATCCACACGGCAGGGAAGGGATCAGGGAGATTATGTCCATGGATCCCTTGTTTGTTGTGGTAGGGGAGGCGGTGGACGGCGAGGATGCCATCGCGAGAGTGTCCGAGCTGCGTCCCGATCTTGTGCTGATGGATATTCGAATGCCTGGCATGGGAGGGCTGGAAGCGACGTATCGCTTGAAGCTGCTGCTGCCTGAGCTCAAGATTGTGATGGTTACGACCTCAGACGATATAACGCATCTCTTCGAGGCGATCAAGAGGGGGGCGCAAGGCTATCTGCTCAAAAACCTGGATCCCTCCGCGTGGCTGCAATATTTGCGCGAGGTGGCGGACGACGAGGCGCCCATGTCCAAGGAGCTGGCGTTCCGGCTGCTGCAGGAGTTCACTTCGGGCTCGGATAGGGGAGAGTCGGCTCATGCGGCTGCCAAGCCTAGCGCGGCAGGGAAAGCGTCGGCTCCAGCTACTCCGCTCACTGAGCGGGAGAAGGAGGTCCTGCGGCGGGTGGCGACAGGGGCGTCCAACCGGGAGATTGCCGCGGCGCTGGTTCTATCGGAGCATACGGTCAAAAATCATTTGAAAAACATTCTGCAGAAGCTCCATTTGGACAATCGAGTACAGCTTGCGCGTTACGCGCTGGAGCGAGGCTTAGCCTCTGAGAAGCCTCCTATGCGTTAA
- a CDS encoding histidine kinase, whose amino-acid sequence MSYKWLKTLILWIPTVVIGVWEYVRHAFLLPYVSMELGNWLAPALVFAVTFTLVRSLFARLESLQDALKSKQVAEAAFEERAQLARELHDGISQSLFMLSVKLDKLNRAQSPEDVSKVMDGVRHTVRHVYEDVRQSIAALQSPPPASRSPWLQSVLELSRELEEGSGIAVAIDARLNESAMTSRQKVELLAIIREAFMNVQKHAGASQIVLRAVHEEGEAPPSFRCTIEDNGAGASEEVLWKDGKYGMKMMRDRAASMGWSFTVRRGELGGLTIELIGKG is encoded by the coding sequence TTGTCTTACAAGTGGCTGAAGACACTCATCTTGTGGATACCGACTGTCGTTATTGGGGTGTGGGAATATGTGCGGCATGCCTTCCTGCTGCCCTACGTGTCGATGGAGCTGGGCAACTGGCTGGCTCCGGCACTTGTGTTTGCCGTAACGTTCACGCTTGTTCGAAGCTTGTTCGCCAGATTGGAATCGCTGCAGGATGCGCTGAAGAGCAAGCAGGTGGCGGAAGCGGCTTTCGAGGAGAGGGCGCAGCTCGCCAGAGAGCTGCATGATGGCATTTCGCAATCGCTGTTTATGCTGTCTGTCAAGCTGGACAAGCTGAACAGGGCCCAATCGCCCGAGGACGTGAGCAAGGTGATGGACGGCGTTCGGCATACGGTACGTCATGTCTATGAGGATGTGCGCCAGTCTATCGCCGCGCTTCAGAGTCCGCCGCCCGCAAGCCGCTCCCCATGGCTTCAAAGCGTGCTGGAGCTGTCCAGAGAGCTTGAGGAGGGCTCCGGTATTGCGGTGGCTATAGATGCCAGGCTGAATGAGAGCGCCATGACGAGCCGCCAGAAGGTGGAGCTGCTTGCTATAATCCGTGAGGCCTTTATGAACGTGCAGAAGCATGCGGGCGCAAGCCAGATCGTCTTGCGGGCGGTTCACGAGGAGGGGGAGGCTCCGCCCTCCTTCCGCTGTACGATTGAAGACAACGGAGCAGGGGCATCGGAGGAAGTGCTGTGGAAAGACGGCAAATACGGGATGAAGATGATGCGGGACCGCGCAGCTTCGATGGGATGGAGCTTCACTGTCCGGCGCGGAGAGCTGGGCGGACTAACAATTGAGCTGATCGGAAAGGGTTGA
- a CDS encoding CopD family protein, with protein sequence MMIRARTKRTIGAAAALLGIGALFLYAGIAGAAGPDIIYVAHDHASTGAGQEALKDNLRSVLLAAVKIVYYFAMLLAAGAMLLQGRIPAGDSGSGQRELLRKWEGPILKTLLVAVLLYVFIHSNHMVSEISGGGEEWLRLFVETRAGQGWLALLVLAVAGFGVIRLNERVRLVWASLLLAAESFGGHVAAVDYASLAIVFDFVHLACAAVWASGVMLLLLFWRADRKEAGRFAEQFAGVAWLTIAILTLSGVLMTWLLLPTPLYLLHTVWGRLLLVKTGLVLLVAAAGYALRLRAKRRELPKGRLLKLDGLLMAAIISAAGILTSISPMPDGKPFNQHRMGEELHYTLRVSPNAPGPNELSLTLWLPEKLGEPQSVSLEIVSADRPEEAPIHVPLAVVQPEKDFEFPGYLSYFFGAENLWFKKTGEWTARLAVTQSDGTTLVREITFSN encoded by the coding sequence ATGATGATACGAGCAAGGACTAAGCGGACAATTGGAGCGGCAGCCGCACTGCTGGGCATAGGAGCGCTCTTCCTGTATGCGGGCATCGCTGGAGCGGCGGGGCCGGACATCATATATGTCGCGCATGATCACGCTTCGACGGGAGCGGGGCAGGAGGCGCTGAAGGATAACCTGCGCAGCGTGCTGCTGGCAGCTGTTAAGATCGTGTATTATTTCGCCATGCTGCTGGCTGCGGGAGCGATGCTGCTGCAAGGCAGAATACCTGCCGGAGACAGCGGTTCCGGTCAAAGGGAGCTCCTGAGGAAGTGGGAGGGGCCTATTCTCAAGACGCTTTTGGTAGCTGTGCTGCTGTATGTCTTTATTCATTCCAATCATATGGTGAGCGAAATTAGCGGCGGCGGCGAGGAATGGCTTCGTTTGTTCGTGGAGACGAGGGCGGGACAGGGCTGGCTGGCGCTTCTTGTATTGGCGGTCGCAGGGTTCGGCGTCATTCGGCTGAATGAACGGGTGAGGCTGGTATGGGCGAGCTTGCTGCTGGCGGCCGAAAGCTTCGGAGGCCATGTCGCGGCAGTCGATTACGCTTCGCTGGCGATTGTGTTCGATTTCGTCCATCTCGCCTGCGCGGCGGTCTGGGCAAGCGGCGTTATGCTGCTGCTGTTGTTCTGGCGAGCGGATCGCAAGGAGGCGGGCCGCTTCGCGGAGCAGTTCGCGGGAGTGGCTTGGCTGACGATCGCCATCTTAACGTTGAGCGGCGTTCTGATGACCTGGCTGCTCCTTCCTACACCGCTTTATCTCCTGCATACGGTTTGGGGCAGACTGCTGCTTGTCAAAACAGGGCTGGTGCTGCTTGTCGCCGCAGCCGGCTACGCGCTTCGGCTGCGGGCGAAGAGGAGGGAGCTGCCCAAGGGTCGCTTGCTGAAGCTGGATGGCCTGCTTATGGCGGCCATTATCTCAGCAGCCGGCATTCTTACGTCGATTAGTCCTATGCCTGACGGCAAGCCGTTTAATCAGCATCGAATGGGTGAAGAGCTGCATTATACGCTGCGCGTGTCGCCTAATGCGCCGGGTCCGAACGAATTGTCCCTTACGCTTTGGCTGCCGGAGAAGCTGGGCGAGCCGCAGAGCGTTTCGCTTGAGATTGTTTCAGCTGACAGACCGGAGGAAGCACCGATTCATGTGCCGCTTGCCGTTGTTCAGCCAGAGAAGGATTTCGAGTTTCCGGGCTACCTGTCATATTTTTTTGGCGCGGAGAACCTATGGTTTAAGAAGACGGGTGAATGGACCGCCAGACTGGCTGTTACGCAATCGGATGGCACAACGCTCGTTAGAGAAATCACGTTCTCGAACTAG
- a CDS encoding gamma-glutamylcyclotransferase family protein — protein MPNIRVFIYGTLLPGQCNHSVVSSFITSWEPGEIAGRMVDCGPYPAAVRDGAGTGEASTIQGLWITVSREGLAAMDALEEFAGIEELNDYERVWRSDRSKPDVQGWTYMWESDRGYPWIKGSYWPDYMAGKERNE, from the coding sequence ATGCCGAACATTCGTGTATTTATCTATGGCACCTTGCTGCCGGGACAATGCAATCACAGCGTGGTATCCTCGTTCATAACGAGCTGGGAGCCGGGAGAGATTGCAGGACGTATGGTCGATTGCGGACCCTATCCTGCAGCCGTTAGAGACGGTGCGGGGACTGGCGAAGCCAGTACGATTCAGGGATTGTGGATAACCGTAAGCCGGGAGGGGCTTGCGGCTATGGATGCTTTGGAGGAATTTGCGGGAATAGAAGAGCTCAACGATTACGAGCGCGTCTGGAGGAGCGACAGGAGCAAGCCTGACGTTCAGGGCTGGACCTATATGTGGGAATCCGACCGGGGGTATCCCTGGATTAAGGGGTCATATTGGCCTGATTATATGGCAGGGAAGGAAAGGAACGAATAA
- a CDS encoding Glu/Leu/Phe/Val dehydrogenase — MASQTGAIVQHSLNALMDDPSFLPQVRDERRAQAFQSLAAILSTPNKVHKAFLRIALDNGNVVRIPAFRIQHNDALGPYKGGIRFHETVNEEEVTNLAALMTLKNALHEVPFGGGKGGVVINPRNYAEKELYQICKKYVQYFADVLGPDKDIPAPDMGTGEREMDWMMAEYKSIHPGSPYLGSFTGKSIVSGGSLGRREATGKGVYFSFRYLMHDFLRDNKGWLAGSSNVFAATAIELADKPLSIAVQGFGNVGSVTAMEAYKCTALRGKVVAVSDRNVTLYNEEGLDIPALVAYAGLNRGDLPASEAALQECGVRAEILDREAVLYLNVNVLFLAALEDQIRQDNVKDIKARIIIEGANAPITGEADAQLAAGGTVIIPDILANAGGVIVSYFEWLQGRETQFFSEEEIYKQLYSKMQKTMNSILPAYFGDPNPLRQNCYIHAVMKLSSVLYRQGKLY, encoded by the coding sequence ATGGCAAGTCAAACCGGAGCTATCGTTCAGCATTCCTTGAACGCGCTTATGGACGATCCTTCATTCCTGCCCCAGGTGCGGGATGAGCGCCGCGCACAGGCATTCCAATCGCTTGCAGCCATTCTCTCGACTCCCAATAAGGTGCACAAAGCATTTCTGCGGATCGCGCTCGACAATGGAAACGTCGTTCGTATTCCCGCATTCCGCATCCAGCATAACGACGCGCTGGGTCCCTACAAGGGCGGAATCCGGTTCCACGAAACCGTGAACGAGGAAGAGGTCACGAATCTGGCCGCGTTGATGACATTAAAAAATGCGCTTCACGAGGTGCCCTTCGGCGGCGGCAAAGGCGGCGTCGTTATTAATCCCCGCAACTATGCCGAGAAGGAGCTTTATCAAATATGCAAGAAGTATGTGCAATACTTTGCCGACGTGCTTGGACCCGACAAGGACATCCCGGCCCCTGATATGGGTACAGGCGAAAGAGAAATGGACTGGATGATGGCGGAATACAAGAGCATCCATCCAGGCTCCCCATACCTGGGCAGCTTCACAGGCAAAAGCATCGTTAGCGGCGGCTCCCTGGGACGCCGTGAAGCGACGGGCAAAGGCGTCTACTTCTCGTTCCGTTATCTCATGCACGACTTCCTCCGCGATAACAAAGGCTGGCTGGCCGGCAGCTCCAATGTATTCGCGGCGACCGCGATCGAGCTGGCTGACAAGCCGTTGTCCATCGCTGTGCAGGGCTTCGGCAACGTAGGCTCCGTTACCGCGATGGAGGCTTACAAGTGTACAGCCCTCAGGGGCAAGGTAGTCGCCGTCAGCGATCGCAACGTGACGCTGTACAATGAGGAGGGACTCGATATTCCGGCGCTTGTCGCATACGCGGGCTTGAACCGGGGCGATCTCCCCGCCTCCGAAGCCGCGTTGCAGGAGTGCGGCGTGCGCGCGGAAATTTTGGACCGGGAAGCCGTGCTCTACTTGAACGTAAATGTGCTGTTCCTTGCCGCGCTGGAGGATCAGATCCGTCAGGATAACGTCAAGGACATTAAGGCGCGAATCATTATCGAGGGAGCGAACGCGCCCATTACCGGCGAAGCGGATGCGCAGCTGGCTGCAGGAGGCACCGTCATTATTCCCGATATACTCGCCAATGCCGGCGGCGTTATCGTCTCCTATTTCGAATGGCTGCAGGGCAGAGAAACACAGTTCTTTTCGGAAGAGGAGATTTACAAGCAGCTCTATTCCAAAATGCAAAAAACGATGAACAGCATATTGCCCGCGTATTTCGGCGACCCTAACCCGCTGCGGCAGAACTGCTACATTCATGCGGTGATGAAGCTGTCCTCCGTCCTATACAGACAAGGCAAGCTGTACTAA
- a CDS encoding aldolase catalytic domain-containing protein: MHSKTSHCKIVDCTIRDGGLVNNWDFSVEFVQHLYNSLNEAGVDYMEIGYKNSPKLLKGADSAGPWRFLNDDFLRKVIPNKGNTKLSALVDIGRVDENDILPRSESLLDLIRVACYIQDVDKALELVQVFHDRGYETTLNIMALSNVMENQLVEAFQQINDSVVDVVYIVDSYGSLKPEDFSYLVDKFQQHLPNKRLGIHAHNNLQLAFANTLVAANKGVELLDSSVYGMGRAAGNCNTELLVSELKNPKYNVRPVLDMIEKFMIPLREKEEWGYIIPYMITGILDEHPRSAMALRASEDKDKAVDFYDRLTTPEISRS, encoded by the coding sequence ATGCATTCGAAAACTAGTCATTGCAAGATAGTCGATTGTACAATTCGTGATGGCGGACTCGTCAATAACTGGGATTTCAGCGTCGAGTTTGTCCAGCACCTTTATAATAGCTTGAATGAAGCTGGCGTGGATTATATGGAGATCGGATACAAGAACTCGCCGAAGCTGCTCAAGGGCGCAGACAGCGCGGGTCCTTGGCGGTTCCTGAACGACGATTTCCTGCGCAAGGTAATCCCTAACAAAGGCAACACCAAGCTATCGGCGCTGGTTGATATCGGGCGTGTGGACGAGAACGACATTCTGCCGCGCAGCGAGAGCCTTCTGGATCTCATTCGCGTCGCCTGCTATATTCAGGATGTGGACAAGGCGCTTGAGCTTGTGCAGGTATTCCATGACCGCGGCTACGAGACAACACTGAATATTATGGCACTGTCGAACGTCATGGAGAATCAGCTGGTGGAAGCGTTCCAGCAAATCAACGATAGCGTCGTTGACGTTGTCTACATCGTGGATTCCTACGGCAGCCTGAAGCCGGAAGACTTCAGCTATCTGGTAGACAAGTTCCAGCAGCATCTGCCGAACAAGCGTCTGGGCATTCATGCGCACAACAATCTTCAGCTGGCGTTCGCCAACACGCTGGTTGCGGCTAACAAAGGCGTCGAGCTGCTGGATTCGTCCGTATACGGCATGGGCCGCGCTGCCGGCAACTGCAACACGGAGCTGCTGGTATCGGAGCTGAAGAATCCGAAATACAATGTGCGTCCCGTTCTCGATATGATCGAGAAATTTATGATTCCGCTTCGCGAGAAGGAGGAGTGGGGCTATATCATTCCTTACATGATTACAGGCATTCTCGACGAGCATCCACGCTCCGCTATGGCACTTCGCGCTTCGGAGGACAAGGACAAAGCCGTTGATTTCTACGATCGGCTGACCACGCCGGAAATTTCAAGATCCTAA